One region of Chelonoidis abingdonii isolate Lonesome George chromosome 14, CheloAbing_2.0, whole genome shotgun sequence genomic DNA includes:
- the SLC35H1 gene encoding solute carrier family 35 member C2 isoform X3: MHCCTKRSRVVLTWADYLRRVAPTALSTALDIGLSNWSFLYITVSLYTMTKSSAILFILLFSLIFKLEELRMALVLVVLLIAGGLFMFTYESTQFNMEGFALVLGASFLGGIRWTLTQMLMQKAELGLQNPIDTMFHLQPLMFLGLFPLFAVFEGLPLSTSEKLFRFHEAGLLLNVVGKLSLGGFLAFGLGFSEFLLVSRTSSLTLSIAGIFKEICTLLLATHLLGDHLNLLNWVGFAVCLSGISLHVTLKAFSSKGEKESKLHKGTSSSPDLELLLQRSEAEEEEEEAVTELQH, from the exons ATGCATTGCTGTACCAAGAGGTCCCGTGTGGTGCTGACCTGGGCTGACTATCTCAGAAGGGTGGCTCCAACAG CATTGTCGACTGCCTTGGACATTGGGTTGAGCAATTGGAGCTTCCTGTACATCACAGTCTCTCT CTACACAATGACAAAATCCTCTGCTATCCTCTTCATCCTGCTCTTCTCCCTGATCTTCAAACTGGAGGAGCTG AGGATGGCGCTGGTGCTGGTGGTTCTGCTCATTGCCGGGGGGCTCTTCATGTTCACGTACGAGTCCACACAGTTCAACATGGAGGGGTTTGCGCTGGTGCTGGGTGCCTCCTTCCTTGGGGGCATTCGCTGGACTCTCACCCAGATGCTCATGCAGAAGGCCGAGCTGG GGCTTCAGAATCCCATTGACACCATGTTCCACCTGCAGCCTCTTATGTTCCTggggctcttccctctctttgctgTGTTTGAGG GGTTGCCCTTATCTACGTCGGAGAAGTTGTTCCGTTTCCATGAGGCAGGGCTGTTGCTCAATGTGGTGGGGAAGCTCTCGTTAGGGGGGTTTCTTGCTTTCGGCCTGGGCTTCTCCGAGTTCCTCTTGGTTTCCAGAACCTCCAGCCTCACTCTCTCCATTGCTGGCATTTTTAAG GAAATCTGCACCTTGCTGCTGGCCACTCACTTGCTGGGAGACCACCTGAACCTCCTGAACTGGGTGGGCTTTGCTGTCTGCCTATCGGGAATCTCCCTGCATGTCACTCTCAAAGCCTTCAGTTCGAAAG GTGAAAAGGAGTCAAAGCTACACAAAGGGACCAGCTCCAGCCCTGACCTGGAACTGCTGCTGCAGCGCAGtgaggctgaggaggaggaagaggaagctgtaACTGAACTACAGCACTAA
- the SLC35H1 gene encoding solute carrier family 35 member C2 isoform X1, which yields MHCCTKRSRVVLTWADYLRRVAPTALSTALDIGLSNWSFLYITVSLYTMTKSSAILFILLFSLIFKLEELRMALVLVVLLIAGGLFMFTYESTQFNMEGFALVLGASFLGGIRWTLTQMLMQKAELGLQNPIDTMFHLQPLMFLGLFPLFAVFEGLPLSTSEKLFRFHEAGLLLNVVGKLSLGGFLAFGLGFSEFLLVSRTSSLTLSIAGIFKVRPPERWCPFSSFWDLFFKTLPHGQCWHSEEEAQAGLFERVVHSSDTPPHSLASPISCPATCSLCFKEICTLLLATHLLGDHLNLLNWVGFAVCLSGISLHVTLKAFSSKGEKESKLHKGTSSSPDLELLLQRSEAEEEEEEAVTELQH from the exons ATGCATTGCTGTACCAAGAGGTCCCGTGTGGTGCTGACCTGGGCTGACTATCTCAGAAGGGTGGCTCCAACAG CATTGTCGACTGCCTTGGACATTGGGTTGAGCAATTGGAGCTTCCTGTACATCACAGTCTCTCT CTACACAATGACAAAATCCTCTGCTATCCTCTTCATCCTGCTCTTCTCCCTGATCTTCAAACTGGAGGAGCTG AGGATGGCGCTGGTGCTGGTGGTTCTGCTCATTGCCGGGGGGCTCTTCATGTTCACGTACGAGTCCACACAGTTCAACATGGAGGGGTTTGCGCTGGTGCTGGGTGCCTCCTTCCTTGGGGGCATTCGCTGGACTCTCACCCAGATGCTCATGCAGAAGGCCGAGCTGG GGCTTCAGAATCCCATTGACACCATGTTCCACCTGCAGCCTCTTATGTTCCTggggctcttccctctctttgctgTGTTTGAGG GGTTGCCCTTATCTACGTCGGAGAAGTTGTTCCGTTTCCATGAGGCAGGGCTGTTGCTCAATGTGGTGGGGAAGCTCTCGTTAGGGGGGTTTCTTGCTTTCGGCCTGGGCTTCTCCGAGTTCCTCTTGGTTTCCAGAACCTCCAGCCTCACTCTCTCCATTGCTGGCATTTTTAAG GTGCGGCCCCCAGAACGCTGGTGTCCTTTTTCATCTTTCTGggatctgttttttaaaaccctTCCACATGGTCAGTGTTGGCACTCTGAGGAGGAAGCACAGGCAGGGTTGTTTGAGCGTGTCGTGCACAGTTCAGACACTCCTCCTCACTCCTTGGCTTCACCCATATCCTGCCCTGCCACCTGTTCTCTCTGTTTCAAGGAAATCTGCACCTTGCTGCTGGCCACTCACTTGCTGGGAGACCACCTGAACCTCCTGAACTGGGTGGGCTTTGCTGTCTGCCTATCGGGAATCTCCCTGCATGTCACTCTCAAAGCCTTCAGTTCGAAAG GTGAAAAGGAGTCAAAGCTACACAAAGGGACCAGCTCCAGCCCTGACCTGGAACTGCTGCTGCAGCGCAGtgaggctgaggaggaggaagaggaagctgtaACTGAACTACAGCACTAA
- the SLC35H1 gene encoding solute carrier family 35 member C2 isoform X2, giving the protein MGRRPPGLALLGKAALTLGLVLLYYCFSIGITFYNKWLMKSFHFPLFMTLLHLLVIFLLSALTRALMHCCTKRSRVVLTWADYLRRVAPTALSTALDIGLSNWSFLYITVSLYTMTKSSAILFILLFSLIFKLEELRMALVLVVLLIAGGLFMFTYESTQFNMEGFALVLGASFLGGIRWTLTQMLMQKAELGLQNPIDTMFHLQPLMFLGLFPLFAVFEGLPLSTSEKLFRFHEAGLLLNVVGKLSLGGFLAFGLGFSEFLLVSRTSSLTLSIAGIFKEICTLLLATHLLGDHLNLLNWVGFAVCLSGISLHVTLKAFSSKGEKESKLHKGTSSSPDLELLLQRSEAEEEEEEAVTELQH; this is encoded by the exons ATGGGCAGGCGGCCGCCAGGCCTGGCCTTGCTGGGGAAGGCGGCGCTGACGCTGGGGCTGGTGCTGCTCTATTACTGCTTCTCTATCGGCATCACCTTCTACAACAAGTGGCTGATGAAG AGTTTCCATTTTCCTCTTTTCATgaccctgctgcacctcctggtTATTTTCCTGCTCTCCGCTCTGACCAGGGCCCTGATGCATTGCTGTACCAAGAGGTCCCGTGTGGTGCTGACCTGGGCTGACTATCTCAGAAGGGTGGCTCCAACAG CATTGTCGACTGCCTTGGACATTGGGTTGAGCAATTGGAGCTTCCTGTACATCACAGTCTCTCT CTACACAATGACAAAATCCTCTGCTATCCTCTTCATCCTGCTCTTCTCCCTGATCTTCAAACTGGAGGAGCTG AGGATGGCGCTGGTGCTGGTGGTTCTGCTCATTGCCGGGGGGCTCTTCATGTTCACGTACGAGTCCACACAGTTCAACATGGAGGGGTTTGCGCTGGTGCTGGGTGCCTCCTTCCTTGGGGGCATTCGCTGGACTCTCACCCAGATGCTCATGCAGAAGGCCGAGCTGG GGCTTCAGAATCCCATTGACACCATGTTCCACCTGCAGCCTCTTATGTTCCTggggctcttccctctctttgctgTGTTTGAGG GGTTGCCCTTATCTACGTCGGAGAAGTTGTTCCGTTTCCATGAGGCAGGGCTGTTGCTCAATGTGGTGGGGAAGCTCTCGTTAGGGGGGTTTCTTGCTTTCGGCCTGGGCTTCTCCGAGTTCCTCTTGGTTTCCAGAACCTCCAGCCTCACTCTCTCCATTGCTGGCATTTTTAAG GAAATCTGCACCTTGCTGCTGGCCACTCACTTGCTGGGAGACCACCTGAACCTCCTGAACTGGGTGGGCTTTGCTGTCTGCCTATCGGGAATCTCCCTGCATGTCACTCTCAAAGCCTTCAGTTCGAAAG GTGAAAAGGAGTCAAAGCTACACAAAGGGACCAGCTCCAGCCCTGACCTGGAACTGCTGCTGCAGCGCAGtgaggctgaggaggaggaagaggaagctgtaACTGAACTACAGCACTAA